From a single Lewinella sp. LCG006 genomic region:
- a CDS encoding fibronectin type III domain-containing protein, whose protein sequence is MKNLILVLFLSVFAGVLLGQSVATPGISVIGYQEAGVNYLRWVPANYASWKALSQQGYHVYRYPMGERGADFSAGEQLTTVPLRAKSLEELKAQFGRDHQLAAIAAQGLYGEIERTPEAGLAGGIVARHTQEENLFGFAMLAADADPELARALGLGWEDKTAIAGRSYVYEVAPAVAENAPATAGRYFLEPSSEFPLPRIEALEVVEKELEIELRWNPAENPFPASGYWIERSLNGGRNFERLNPVPFIVINNSVSDSLVGGWATFRVPVTENYVSANYRVRPFDAFGRMAEDISWVAGMGRDRTPPPTPLPQQVQQLPEGSLISWRMLEEPTDLAGYFVASGPTAEGPYSWINEQMLAPNQKAWLDTKPALPGEKRYYTVTAIDTAGNFAQSLPINNFWVDSLPPAPPQALKASIDTTGLLVLEWAPNQEKDLMGYNVFFANADDHLFTQLNSSPLTNPSYTHHLSLKTLTEEIYYRVVAMDGYFNASDYSQVLKVDKPDLIAPVAPQIKQVSIGAKSVDLELLPSPSKDVTHTEIRRRESGQNDWERLVLLEGKPTIYQDRTALAGKTYQYSIRCHDDATLWSASSAVMQVQMTQAANPAGITAIQLQITNTRNGIELSWQNPVVPSGYRLQLYRSVNEGPLRLLKSLPAESTSYQDLTTNNGDRYQYGLQVIYDYGGESLLTESEFFQF, encoded by the coding sequence ATGAAAAATCTAATATTAGTCCTGTTCCTGTCAGTATTTGCAGGTGTTTTGTTGGGGCAATCGGTTGCCACGCCTGGCATTAGTGTCATTGGTTATCAGGAGGCAGGTGTCAATTACTTGCGCTGGGTGCCTGCTAATTATGCGAGTTGGAAAGCGTTGAGCCAGCAGGGATACCATGTTTATAGGTATCCGATGGGGGAGCGTGGTGCTGATTTTTCGGCCGGTGAGCAATTGACCACTGTACCGCTGCGTGCTAAAAGCCTGGAGGAACTCAAAGCGCAATTTGGGCGGGATCATCAATTGGCGGCCATTGCTGCTCAGGGCCTTTACGGCGAAATAGAGAGGACGCCAGAGGCTGGCCTCGCCGGAGGAATCGTGGCTCGCCACACGCAGGAAGAAAATCTCTTCGGCTTTGCCATGCTTGCCGCTGATGCTGACCCGGAACTGGCTCGCGCATTAGGATTAGGGTGGGAAGACAAGACGGCCATTGCTGGCAGAAGCTATGTTTACGAAGTGGCCCCCGCCGTTGCGGAGAATGCTCCTGCTACCGCAGGGAGGTACTTTTTGGAGCCTTCCTCCGAATTTCCGCTTCCGCGCATAGAAGCTTTGGAGGTGGTAGAAAAGGAGCTCGAAATAGAACTCCGCTGGAATCCCGCCGAGAATCCTTTCCCCGCTTCGGGCTACTGGATAGAGCGCTCCCTGAATGGTGGTCGCAATTTTGAGCGCCTCAATCCAGTCCCGTTCATCGTCATCAATAACAGTGTTTCTGATTCCTTGGTAGGCGGATGGGCTACTTTCCGGGTACCGGTCACCGAAAACTATGTTTCTGCCAATTACCGGGTTCGCCCTTTTGATGCCTTTGGCAGAATGGCCGAAGATATCAGTTGGGTAGCAGGGATGGGCCGGGATCGTACACCACCACCTACTCCTCTACCCCAGCAAGTGCAGCAACTTCCAGAAGGATCGCTGATCAGCTGGCGGATGCTGGAAGAACCGACGGATTTGGCGGGCTACTTTGTTGCCTCGGGGCCTACAGCGGAAGGACCTTACTCTTGGATCAATGAACAAATGCTTGCGCCGAACCAGAAGGCATGGTTGGATACCAAACCAGCACTTCCGGGCGAAAAACGCTACTACACCGTTACGGCTATTGACACCGCAGGGAATTTCGCGCAATCACTTCCGATCAACAATTTCTGGGTGGATAGTCTACCTCCCGCGCCACCGCAGGCGCTAAAAGCAAGCATAGATACCACCGGACTACTCGTTTTGGAGTGGGCACCCAACCAGGAAAAAGACCTCATGGGCTACAATGTTTTCTTCGCCAATGCGGATGATCACCTGTTCACCCAGCTGAATAGCAGCCCCTTGACCAACCCCAGCTACACCCACCATTTGTCATTGAAAACCCTGACCGAAGAAATCTACTACCGCGTAGTGGCGATGGATGGCTATTTCAATGCCAGTGATTACTCGCAGGTCTTAAAAGTGGATAAGCCCGACCTGATTGCGCCAGTAGCTCCCCAGATTAAGCAAGTAAGCATCGGTGCTAAGAGTGTCGATCTGGAGCTGCTACCCAGCCCCAGCAAAGATGTGACCCACACGGAGATCCGTCGCCGGGAATCAGGACAAAACGACTGGGAAAGACTCGTCTTGTTGGAGGGTAAACCAACGATTTACCAGGATCGGACGGCCCTTGCCGGGAAAACCTACCAATACAGCATTCGCTGCCATGATGATGCCACGCTGTGGTCTGCTTCTTCGGCAGTCATGCAGGTTCAAATGACGCAGGCTGCTAACCCAGCAGGCATTACCGCTATTCAGTTACAAATAACCAACACCCGGAATGGCATTGAGCTTTCCTGGCAGAATCCTGTAGTACCATCCGGTTATCGGTTACAGTTGTATCGCTCCGTCAATGAAGGGCCGCTGCGCTTACT